In Bradysia coprophila strain Holo2 unplaced genomic scaffold, BU_Bcop_v1 contig_24, whole genome shotgun sequence, one genomic interval encodes:
- the LOC119077709 gene encoding uncharacterized protein LOC119077709 isoform X3, whose protein sequence is MFENINGALTVFIVTIFTIKSVHATKAKCGSTGAFCGRGPNSVDCCDGFFCDIATDDSYARCAPNCGSSGAFCGRGPNRVDCCDGFFCDIAPDDSYARCTPNCGSSGAFCGRGPNRVDCCDGFFCDIAPDDSYARCTPNCGASGAFCGRGPNRKECCAGYYCLIAWNDRFSLCIPNKCRRV, encoded by the exons ATGTTTGAAAACATCAACGGCGCATTGACTGTGTTCATAGTCACgattttcacaataaaaagTGTTCATGCAACAAAGGCTAAATGTGGCTCGACAGGAGCGTTT TGTGGTAGAGGACCGAACAGCGTAGATTGTTGTGACGGTTTCTTCTGCGACATAGCAACGGACGATTCTTACGCACGTTGTGCACCAAATTGTGGATCATCTGGAGCATTT TGTGGCAGAGGACCGAACAGAGTAGATTGTTGTGACGGTTTCTTCTGCGACATAGCACCGGACGATTCTTACGCACGTTGTACACCAAATTGTGGATCATCTGGAGCATTT TGTGGCAGAGGACCGAACAGAGTAGATTGTTGTGACGGTTTCTTCTGCGACATAGCACCGGACGATTCTTACGCACGTTGTACACCAAATTGTGGAGCATCTGGAGCATTT TGTGGAAGGGGACCGAACAGAAAAGAGTGCTGTGCAGGATACTACTGTTTGATTGCTTGGAATGACAGGTTCTCACTTTGCATTCCCAACAAGTGCAGACGGGTGTAA
- the LOC119077709 gene encoding lectin-like isoform X2, with protein sequence MFENINGALTVFIVTIFTIKSVHATKAKCGSTGAFCGRGPNRVDCCDGFFCDIAPDDSYARCTPNCGSSGAFCGRGPNRVDCCDGFFCDIAPDDSYARCTPNCGASGAFCGRGPNRKDCCPGYHCKIAPDDTYAYCEKDNDCGTTGQLCGRGPNRKECCAGYYCLIAWNDRFSLCIPNKCRRV encoded by the exons ATGTTTGAAAACATCAACGGCGCATTGACTGTGTTCATAGTCACgattttcacaataaaaagTGTTCATGCAACAAAGGCTAAATGTGGCTCGACAGGAGCGTTT TGTGGCAGAGGACCGAACAGAGTAGATTGTTGTGACGGTTTCTTCTGCGACATAGCACCGGACGATTCTTACGCACGTTGTACACCAAATTGTGGATCATCTGGAGCATTT TGTGGCAGAGGACCGAACAGAGTAGATTGTTGTGACGGTTTCTTCTGCGACATAGCACCGGACGATTCTTACGCACGTTGTACACCAAATTGTGGAGCATCTGGAGCATTT TGCGGAAGAGGACCGAACAGGAAAGATTGCTGTCCAGGCTATCATTGCAAGATTGCTCCTGATGATACTTACGCATATTGTGAGAAAGACAACGATTGTGGCACAACCGGACAACTT TGTGGAAGGGGACCGAACAGAAAAGAGTGCTGTGCAGGATACTACTGTTTGATTGCTTGGAATGACAGGTTCTCACTTTGCATTCCCAACAAGTGCAGACGGGTGTAA
- the LOC119077709 gene encoding lectin-like isoform X1, with product MFENINGALTVFIVTIFTIKSVHATKAKCGSTGAFCGRGPNSVDCCDGFFCDIATDDSYARCAPNCGSSGAFCGRGPNRVDCCDGFFCDIAPDDSYARCTPNCGSSGAFCGRGPNRVDCCDGFFCDIAPDDSYARCTPNCGASGAFCGRGPNRKDCCPGYHCKIAPDDTYAYCEKDNDCGTTGQLCGRGPNRKECCAGYYCLIAWNDRFSLCIPNKCRRV from the exons ATGTTTGAAAACATCAACGGCGCATTGACTGTGTTCATAGTCACgattttcacaataaaaagTGTTCATGCAACAAAGGCTAAATGTGGCTCGACAGGAGCGTTT TGTGGTAGAGGACCGAACAGCGTAGATTGTTGTGACGGTTTCTTCTGCGACATAGCAACGGACGATTCTTACGCACGTTGTGCACCAAATTGTGGATCATCTGGAGCATTT TGTGGCAGAGGACCGAACAGAGTAGATTGTTGTGACGGTTTCTTCTGCGACATAGCACCGGACGATTCTTACGCACGTTGTACACCAAATTGTGGATCATCTGGAGCATTT TGTGGCAGAGGACCGAACAGAGTAGATTGTTGTGACGGTTTCTTCTGCGACATAGCACCGGACGATTCTTACGCACGTTGTACACCAAATTGTGGAGCATCTGGAGCATTT TGCGGAAGAGGACCGAACAGGAAAGATTGCTGTCCAGGCTATCATTGCAAGATTGCTCCTGATGATACTTACGCATATTGTGAGAAAGACAACGATTGTGGCACAACCGGACAACTT TGTGGAAGGGGACCGAACAGAAAAGAGTGCTGTGCAGGATACTACTGTTTGATTGCTTGGAATGACAGGTTCTCACTTTGCATTCCCAACAAGTGCAGACGGGTGTAA